DNA sequence from the Caulobacter segnis genome:
AGAACCTGTACGACCTGCCGCCCCGCGAGCAGAAGAAGATCCCGGAAGTCTGCGGCTCGCTGCGCGAAGCCCTGGAAAGCCTGGACAAGGACCGCGCCTTCCTGAAGGCCGGCGGCGTCATGGACGACGACTTCATCGACAGCTACATCGAGCTGAAGATGGAAGAGGTGATGCGCCTGCAACTGCACCCGCACCCGGTCGAGTTCGACATGTACTACAAGTGCTAATCGCGTAAGCGTTAGACGAATGCGAGGGCCGGAGAGCGATCTCCGGCCCTTTTTCGTTGCGCCGCACAACAACGGACCGAGCAAGGACTGGGAACGACTTATTACTTACAGGCAGCGACTGAACAAAAATGTCGCAAGTTCGCAACATAACCGCCGCAATCGGCCGTTCAGGGCCTAAATCGCATGGCGCGAGATATCCGCGAGGCCGAAACTTGGCCTATCGCAGCGCAAACGGAATCGCCGCCAACGCTTGTTCAGAAACGGCGACGCGGCGTCTCAAGATCACAACAGGATCTCTCCATGCCCCAGCTCAACCGCTCCCTTCGTCGCGCCTTGACGGTGTCTTGCGGCCTGACCGCCCTCGCCTCGGCCTTGGCCGTCTCACCGGCCGCCTTCGCCCAGGAGACCAAGGTCGGAGAAGTGATCATCACCGCCCAGAAGCGCAGTGAAAACCTGCAGGACGTCCCCGTGTCGGTGGCCGCCATCGGCGGTGAGAAGCTGCAGGCGACCTTCGCCGCCGGCGACGACATCCTGGCCCTGTCGGCGAAGGCCCCGGGCCTCTACGCCGAGTCCTCGAACGGCCGCGCCGCGCCGCGCTTCTATATCCGCGGCCTGGGCAACGCCGACTTCGACCTAGCCGCCTCGCAGCCGGTGTCGATCATCCAGGACGAAGTCGTCCTCGAGAACGTCGTGCTGAAGAGCTCGCCCCTCTACGACCTCGACCACGTCGAGGTCCTGCGCGGCCCGCAAGGCACGCTGTTCGGCCGCAACACCACCGCCGGCATCGTCAAGTTCGACACGGTCAAGCCGTCGGAGGAGATCAAGGGCCGCCTCTCGGCCACCTACGGCAGCTACGGCACGACGACCTTCGACGGCGGCGTCGGCGGCGCCCTGGTCCCAGGCAAGGTCGCGGCCCGCGCCTCGGTGCTGTACCAGCACCGCGACGACTGGATCGACAACACCTACACCAAGGAAAACAACGCGCTGGGCGGCTTCAACGAAAAGGCCGCCCGCCTGCAGGTGCTGTTCACGCCGACTGAGAAGCTCTCGGCCCTGTTCAACGTCCACGGCCGTGACCTGGACGGCACCGCCGCGGTGTTCCGCGCCAACGTGCTGACCAAGGGCTCGAACAAGCTCAACAGCAACTACGACCGCGACAAGGTCGCCTATGACAACACCGCCAACAACCCGCAGAAGTACAAGGGCTACGGCGCGTCGGCCAACATCGAGTACGACTTCGACGGCGCCAAGCTGACCTCGATCACCGCCTACGAGAACACCCACGGCTACAGCCTGGGCGACATCGACGGCGGCAACCCGACCGGCCCGGGCTTCATCCCGTTCCAGTCGAACACCCAGGACGGCATCAAGAACCTGTTCCAGTGGACGCAGGAAGTGCGCCTGGCCAGCGACACCGACGGCCCGCTGAGCTGGCAGGTCGGCGGCTTCTACTTCGACACCAAGTACGACATCCGCACCGATCCGTTCTTCATGCCCGCCACCACGCTGCGCCAGAAGAACAAGGCCTGGGCGGCGTTTGGTCAGGCCTCATACAAGGTCAACGATCAGCTGACCCTGACGGGCGGCCTGCGCTACACCGACGACGACAAGGACATGAATGTCGTCTCCGGGCCGAACCCGGCGCCTTCGGTCTCCGTATCCGACTCGAAGCTCACCTGGGACCTGTCCGCCTTCTACAAGGTCGACGAGGACGTCAGCGTCTACGCCAAGGTCGCCTCGGGCTTCCGCGGTCCGTCGATCCAAGGTCGCGACATCGCCTTCGGCTCGCCGGCTTCGGCCGCCAAGTCGGAGACCATCATGTCGTACGAGCTGGGCCTGAAGAGCGAACTGTTCGAGCGCCGCGTCCGCCTGAACGGCGCGGTCTTCGCCTACACGATCGACGACCCGCAGTTCAGCGCTGTCGGCGGCGGCAGCAACTCCAACCGCCTGATCAACGCCAAGAAGGGCGAGGCCTACGGCCTGGAACTGGACAGCGAGTTCGTGGTCACCCCGAACTTCGTGGTCACGGCCGGCTACAGCTACGCCCACACCAAGATCAAGGACAGCACGCTGGCCGTGGCCCCCTGCGCCGCCTGCACCGTCACCGATCAGCTGACCGCCGCCGGCCTGGCCCTGGTGAACGGCAACCCGTTCCCGAACGCGCCGAAGTACACCTTCGACGTCACGGCCCGCTACGCCTACCCGATCGCCTCGGGTGAGCTGTTCGCCTACACGGACTGGAAGGTGCAGGGCTACACCAACATCTTCCTGTACCAGTCGAAGGAGTTCTACACGAAGGGCGACTTCGAGGGCGGCCTGAAGCTGGGCTACGCCAACAAGGAAGGCGGCTGGGAAGTCGCGGCCTTCGCCCGCAACATTACCAACGAGAGCAACATCAAGGGCGCGATCGACTTCAACAACCTGACCGCGTTCGTCAACGAACCGCGCGTGGTCGGCGTCTCGGTCGACGCGCGCTTCTAGGCGCAAACTTCTGAAGACAAGGAAGGCCGCGGAGCGATCCGCGGCCTTTTCCTTTGGCCTCAGACCTTCAGGCCGTGGCCGGTGACCGGGATCGTCTCGAAGTGCTGGGGAAAGCCGGCGATGATCGGCCGGGCCTTGGCGATGGCGGCCTGCACCGCCGGCAGCTTCAGCGACGCGGCGTGAGCTGCCTTGTCGGTCCAGACCTCGGTGATCCAGAGAGCGTCGGCATTGGCCGGATCCTGGGCGATCACGTAGCTGAGGCAGCCGGGCATGTCGCCCGTGCTCTCGCCCAGGATGGCCAGCAGCTCGTCCCGCTTGCCGGGTGCGGCCAGCATCTGTCCGATCAGTCCGTACATCGGCGTCTTCTCCTGCGCTTGGGCGGCGGTCGCGAGGGCGGCGGCCGCGAGACCGCCGGCCAGCACGTCACGCCTCACGATGACTGTATCCGTCATGGTGGATCCTCTTCGCCCGCACCATGGTCTGCGCGCCGACCGGGTTTTGTCAGCAGCCTATTCGGTCTTGCACGCGCCCTGTTTGGCGACGCTGACACCTCGGGTCAGCGCCTGACAGCTGTTCCCATAGGTCTTGCCGTCACAGCCGCAGACCGGCTGGTAGATCATCGGGCAGATATGGGGGACTCGACGGCAGACGCCCGACGCGTCGGCGATCCGATGGCAGGCTCCCGCCTCCAGTTGGCAGGTCAGCCCCGCCTGGCATTGGAACCCGGCGAACCCGCCACACATGCCGCCCTCCGCGACCGGCGTCCGATGCGGCGGCGGCGCCGGCTGGGGTCCGCTGGATGCGGAAGGCCCAGGGCTTCCGCAAGCCGTCAGCAGGACCACGGCGAGACAAGCAAGCAGGCGGCGCATCGACGACCTCCGGTAGACAAGTTGTTCGTTGAACGCGCGGTTCGGCCTTATGGTCGCCGCGAAACGATTTTGCCGCCGAATGCGTCAGCTGCATCTCGTTCGACTTGATAACCCGGTTCTTTTCGTCTGTCCTTCCCGCCTGTTCGAGAGTCGGGGTTTTTCATGATCAGATGGCGTTACGCGGCGACGGCCGCGAGTCTGCTGGCGCTGGGTCTATCGGCCTGCGCGACGACCGGGACGACCAATCCCTCCAAGACGCCGCCCAAAGCGCCCGAAAAGGCCGAGGCCAAGCCGCTGCCCAAGGGGCTGGACGGCCAGGCCTCGACGGGTTTCCCGTCGACCTATCAGCCCCTGCCCTCGCGCCCCACGGCCTTCATCGGCGCCACGGTGCTGACCGCGACCGGCCAGCAGATCGAGAACGGCGTGGTCTTCGTCTCGGGCGGCAAGATCAGCGCCGTCGGCGGCCCCGACACCCCGATCCCGGCCGACGTCGCGGTGATCGACGCCAAGGGCAAGTGGATCACCCCCGGCATCATCGACGCCCACAGCCACCTGGGCGTCTATCCCTCGCCCGGCGTCCAGGCCCGCTCCGACGGCAACGAGGCCACCGACCCGAACACCGCCCAGGTCTGGGCCGAGCATTCGGTCTGGCCGCAGGATCCCGGCTTCAACCGGGCCCGCGCCGGCGGCATCACCACCCTGCAGATCCTCCCCGGTTCAGCCAACCTGTTCGGCGGCCGCTCGGTGACGCTGAAGAACGTGCCGTCCCTGACCATGCAGGGCATGAAGTTCCCCGACGCGCCCTACGGCCTGAAGATGGCCTGCGGCGAGAACCCCAAGCGCGTCTATGGCGGCAAGAGCCGCTCGCCCTCGACGGCGATGGGCAATGTCTTCGGCTATCGCAAGGCCTGGATCGACGCCGCCGACTACGCCCGCAAGTGGGACGACTATCGCGCCAAGCAGCAGAAGGGCGAGAAGGCCGACGCCCCCAAGCGCGACCTGCAGCTGGAGACCCTGGCCGGCGTGCTGAAGGGCGAGATCCTGGTGCAGAACCATTGCTACCGCGCCGACGAGGAAGCGGTGATGATCGATATCGCCAAGGAGTTCGGCTACAAGGTCACGATGTTCCACCACGCGGTGGAGAGCTACAAGATCGCCCCGCTGCTGGCTCGCGAGGGCATCTGCTCGGCGACCTGGGCGTCCTGGACCGGCTTCAAGATGGAAAGCCTGGACGGCATCGACGCCAACGCCGCCATCCTCTGGAAGAACGGCGCCTGCGTCGTCATCCACTCCGACGACCCGATCATGACTCAGCGGCTGAACCAGGAGGCCGCCATCGCCATGACCGCCGGCAACAAGCTGGGCTATGGCATCAGCCGCGCCGAGGCGATCAAGTGGATCACCGCCAACCCGGCCAAGGCCATGGGCATCGGCGACAAGACCGGCAGTCTCGAGCCCGGCAAGGCCGCCGACCTCGTCGTCTGGAGCCGTGACCCGTTCAGCGTCTACGCCCAGGCCGAGAAGGTCTTCATCGACGGCGCGCTGATCTACGACCGCCAGGACAAGCGCTTCCAGCCCAAATCCGATTTCGAGCTCGGCCAGCCCGGTCAGGGAGCGTTCAACTGATGATCCGGTCATTGCTTCTCGCCAGCGCCGCCTGCGCGCTCGCCCTCCCCGCCGCCGCCCAGACCGTGGCCATCGTCAACGCCCGCATCGAGCCGGTCTCGTCCGCCGCCATCCCGAACGGCGTGCTGGTCATCAAGGACGGCAAGATCGCCGCTGTCGGCGCCGGCGTGGCCGTTCCGGCCGGCGCCAGGGTGATCGACGCCAAGGGCGGGGTCGTCACGCCCGGCCTGGTCGCCCCGGCCTCGAACCTGTCGGCCTCCGAGATCGGCGGGGTCCGCGAGACCCGCGACGACGGCACCGGCAGCGCCCTCAGCGCCGCCTTCGACATCGCCTACAGCGTCAATCCGGCCTCGCCGATGATCGGCCTGGCCCGCGATGGGGGGATCACCAGCTCGGCCGTCACGCCCGTCCTCTCCGGGACCGGCGGCGGCGCTCACGAGCACGCCGACGACGGCGTGGTCGAGGAGATGACCGCCGGCAAGGACGGCGATGGCGATCCGCCGCTGTTCGGCGGCCAGGCCGCGTTCATCCGCCTGAAAGCCGGCGCGCCCGACATCGTCGAGGCCTCTAAGCTGGCGGTCACCGTCTCGCTGGGCGAGAGCGGGGCCCGGGCGGCTGGCGGCTCGCGCGGCGCCGACCTCGTTTTGATCCGCTCGGCCCTGGAGGACGCCCGCGCCTTCGCCAGCCGCCGCGCGGCCTTCGAGCAGGGCGCGACCCGCGACTTCGGCCTCTCGCGCCTGGACCTCGCGGCCCTGATCCCGGTCGTTCAGGGCAAGACGCCGCTGCTGATCCGCGTCTCCCGCGCCGCCGACATCCGCCAGGCCCTGAAGCTGGCGGCCGAGGAGAAGATCAAGATCGTCCTCGAAGGCGTCGAGGAAGGCTGGCTGGTCGCCGCCGAGATCGCCAAGGCCGGCGTCCCGGTCATCGTCGATCCCCAGGCCGACCTGCCCGACAGCTTCGAGGCCCTGGGCTCGCGGCTCGACAACGCCGCTCGACTGAACGCCGCCGGGGTCACGGTGGCGATCAACGGCTCGCGGGACTTCAACAACCTGCGCCAGGAACGGCTGAACGCCGGCCTGGCGGTGGCCAACGGCCTGCCCTACGCGACCGGCCTGGCCGCCGTGACCCTGACCCCGGCCCGGATCTGGGGCCAGGACAGCAGGATCGGCTCGCTGGACGTGGGCAAGCTGGCCGACGTCGTGGTCTGGAACGGCGATCCGCTGGAAACGACCAGCTGGCCGCTGAACGTCTTCGTCGGCGGCGTCGAGCAGCCGCAAGACAGCCGCCAGACCCAGCTGCGCGACCGCTACGCCGCCTCCGACGGCAGCGGCTATCCGCCGGCCTATCGTTGAGCTTGAAGGTCCGCCCCCGGCTTCGGTTGGGGGCGGATTTCGCTTTTCAGTGGAAGCGGGCGGGCTCATACGAGGCCCCCGCGTTCGAATCGCCTAAGACTTCCACTGATGTCCTCCGATAAGATCCCCTCCCTGTTTGGCGACGATGACGCCCTGGCGCCGGTTCCGGCCGCGCCGTTCCGCGCCAGCGTCGAACCGCACGTCGAGCCGACGCCGCGTCCGATCCCGCCGCCGCCGCCGTCGTCCAAGGCCGCGCCAGCCCCGGCGCCCGCCCCCTCGACTGGCAGGACCAGCGCGCCCGGCGAATATTCGGCCGCTGACATCGAGGTGCTGGAAGGGCTGGAGCCTGTTCGCAAGCGGCCCGGCATGTACATCGGCGGCACCGACGAGCGGGCGCTGCACCACCTGTTCGCCGAAGTGCTCGACAACTCGATGGACGAGGCCGTGGCCGGCTTCGCCAAGACCATCGAGGTCAAGCTCGACGCCGACGGCTTCCTGTCGGTCAAGGACGACGGCCGCGGCATGCCCGTGGACCCGCACCCCAAGTACCCCGGCAAGTCGGCGCTGGAGGTCATCATGACCGTCCTGCACGCCGGCGGTAAGTTCACAGGCAAGGCCTACGAGACCTCGGGCGGCCTGCACGGCGTCGGCGCCTCGGTCGTGAACGCCCTCTCGGAACGCGTCGAGGTCACCGTCTGGCGCGACGGCTTCGAGCACCTGCAGGTCTTCTCGCGCGGCAAGCCGCTGGGTCCGATCCAGCAGATCGCCCCGTCGAAGAAGAAGGGCACCATGGTGCGCTTCAAGCCCGACGACGAGATCTTCGGCGACGGGACCAATTTCAAGCCGGCCCGCCTGTACCGCATGGCCCGCTCCAAGGCCTATCTGTTCCGCGGCGTGCAGATCAAATGGTCCTGCGATCCCTCGCGGATCCATGACCAGACCCCGCCCGAGGCCGTCTTCCACTTCCCCAACGGCCTGGCCGACTTCCTGGCCGAGCGCACCAAGGGCCTGAACACCGTCACCCCCGAGAGCTTCTCGGGCCGCATCGAGCGCCAGGGCGAGGCCGGGGCGGTCGAGTGGGCCGTGACCTGGACGCCCCAGGGCTTCGGCGAGCACGACGGCTTCATGCAGTCGTACTGCAACACCGTGCCCACCCCCGAGGGCGGCACCCACGAGAGCGGCTTCCGCGCCGCCCTGACGCGCGGCCTCAAGGCCTACGCCGACCTCAAGGGCGAGAAGCGCGGGACGATCATCACCGCCGACGACGTCGTCGCCCAGGCCGGGGCCCTGATCTCGGTGTTCATCAAGAACCCGGAATTCCAGGGCCAGACCAAGGAGAAGCTGTCGACGACCGAGGCCCAGCGCTTCGTCGAGGCGGCCCTGCGCGACCCGTTCGACCTGTGGCTCTCGTCCAGCCCGAAGAACGCCCAGGCCCTGCTGGAATTCGTCATCGAGCGGGCCGAGGAGCGCCTCAAGCGCCGCAAGGACAAGGAAGTCTCCAGAGCCTCGGCGACCCGCAAGCTGCGCCTGCCCGGCAAGCTGGCCGACTGCGCCGGCGGCGCGGTGGACGGCGCCGAACTGTTCATCGTCGAAGGCGACTCGGCCGGCGGCTCGGCCAAGCAGGCCCGCGACCGCAAGTACCAGGCCATCCTGCCCCTGCGCGGCAAGATCCTGAACGTGGCCAGCGCCAGCGGCGAGAAGTTCACCGCCAACAAGGAGCTCAGCGACCTGATGCTGGCCCTGGGGGCCCAGGGCGGCGCCAAGTACAGGGAAGAGGATTTGCGCTACGAGCGGATCATCATCATGACGGACGCCGACGTCGACGGCGCCCACATCGCGTCCCTGCTGATCACCTTCTTCTACCGCACCATGCCGGACGTGATCCGCCAGGGTCACCTGTTCCTGGCCCTGCCGCCGCTGTACCGCATCGCCCACGGCGGCAAGAGCGAATACGCCCGCGACGACGCCCACAAGGACGAGCTCCTGGCCACGGTGTTCAAGGGCAAGAAGCCCGAGATCGGCCGCTTCAAGGGCCTGGGCGAGATGATGGCCTCCCAGCTGAAGGAGACCACCATGGACCCCAAGAAGCGCACCCTGGCCCGCGTGACCCTGCCGCGCCACGAGGAGAGCGTCGAGGAGCTGGTCGAGACCCTGATGGGCCGCAAGCCCGAACTGCGCTTCCGCTTCATCCAGGAAAACGCCGAGTTCGCGTCGGCGGACCTGGATCTGTAGCGCGCATGCCGCCGCCGCTTCACGCGGCGGCCGCTGAAGGGATGGAAAGGGACGCGGAGCGCCGGACACCGTCCGGAGGTTTGGAGAGTGAATACCGTTTCGACGAAGCCAGAGCGCTCCGCGTGGCGCGTTATCCGGTGAGCCCACGAGGCGCGGGGTCTTAACCCGCTCTCACGAGAGGCCCCCGACGGGCGGGCCGGGGCGACGACCCCGGTCCCGGAACGCCCGGGCGATTTCAGCCCGGACCTGTCGCGGTCGCCGAAGCCTTCGCCGCCAGCCTTTCGTCCCGATGTTTCAGGGAGCCCGTGCTGGATCCGTCGCGAAGACGCCTTCCCGAAGGAAGACCGGCGAGCGCTTCCCGCTCGACCACCCCTGACGGCCGTCTCGATCGCCGGCCGGACGTCCCTTCCGCGCCATCAGGTGAGAAGCAGTATGGGGGCGGTTCTGAACGCGGATCATTCAGCGGCGTCTAAAATCGACAAGCGATTGATTTTGCGGGACTCGATCTCGCGAATTCCGAGGATAGAGCGCGCTCAATCCCCTTACTCGCCCCCTCCGCGCTGACGCGCTCCTCCCCGGAGGGGGAAGAAGGACGGCGCGCGCACCTTCCGCCCCCTTTGGGGGCGGACGACCGCGAAGCGGTCAGGTGGGGGCCTGCGGCATCGCCCCCTGCTCCGCCCGCATCCGGTAGGCCATCACCGCCGTGTGGCCCAGGCGCTCCACCAGCCGCCAGTTGACGATCGCCCCCAGCGGCGCGCCGACGATCGGCAGGAACTGGGCCAGCTTGGCCAGGTCGATGTGGTCGCGGTACTGCTGCTGGAAGGCCCGCCAGTCGAAGTCGTCCAGGTGGGCCGGATGGGCCTTGGCCTCCCAGTCGTCCAGGGCGTCCATCACCCGGGCCCGATGCTCCGCGTCGGAAAACGCCAGCTCGAAGACGTGCAGGATGAACAGGCGCTCGGGCAGCGCCGTCCCGTCGTGGCCGAAGATCGCGGCGATCTCGAACAGCAGCTTGATCTTGAAGCTCATCAGCAGCGGAAAGTCGGCCGCCGCCGCCAGGAAGCCGCCCAGGCCCGTGACCCCGCCCTCGGCCGCCGCCGCCTTCTTCCAGCCGTCGATGGCCTTGGCCGCCCGGGCCCGCCGCTCGTCCAGGGTCAGGCCGACCAGCGGCGAGCCAGTCGCGAAGTCCGACCCGACCAGCAGCGCCCGCGTCATGCCCTCGATGGCCGTGGTGATGGCGGCGTGGACCTTCTCGGGGATCAGCCGGTTGATCCGCTGCTGCGTGGCGCGCGCCAGGCCGTTCAGGGGACCGGGCGGGGCCAGCAGGTCTTCGCGCCAGGCGACGAGGTCGGGAGAGAGGGTCATGGTGTTGAAGTAATCCTTCTCCCCCCGCGGGAGAAGGTGGCCCGCGCAGCGGGTCGGATGAGGGGGCGCACCGCCCTATCCCCCTCCTCCACCGCTCATCCCCGCGAAGGCGGGGACCCAAGCGGGCTTTCAGGTCCTTCTCGAACGACGACGCGATCCGTCAACGCGGCTTGGGTCCCCGCCTTCGCGGGGATGAGCGGAGTTGGGGTCTCTAAGGATCTTCCCGCGCTACCCGCCCTCGCCCCGGCCGCTACCCTGCCCGCATGACCAACGCCCAGCGCCTGACCCTGGTCCGCGCCGTCCACACGGCGATCTATGTCGTGATGGCCAGCGCCGCCCTGGCCGTGCTGGCCGCCGGAATCACCGGCGCGCGCGGCCCCTGGCTGTGGGTCGCCCTGGCCCTGACCGCCCTCGAGAGCGCCGTCTTCGCCGCCAACGGCTTCAAGTGCCCCCTGACCGCCCTGGCCGTAAAGTACGGCGCGAGCATGGATGGCGCGTGGGACACCTTCTTCCCGGAGCGCTGCACGCGGCACACGTTCCGGGTGTTCGGGCCGGTGATCGTGGTGGGGGTGGCGTTGTTGGTGGGGCGGTGGGTGGCGGGGGCGTAGGAGAACTGTACCGCTCATTTAACTGCCACACGAACCTTGTCAGGGATGAGACAATTGATCTGCTGCCGAATAGCGCAGGAGAGGCCGTTCAATGGATAGAGCGGGCAGAGGATCTTGGCCCGTCAGGTGGGAAGCCAGGAGAAAATATCAATTTCGTCTTCTGGGTTGCAACACTGGCGCTTGCGGCTCATAGGCCTTCAAACCCGCATCACCTGTTATGATCTCGACGGACATACCCGCTTGCGCGTACCACTCCGCGACATCCTTGATTGTAGCATCACCAATCGAGGTTCTTGCGGCAGCCAGAGGTGGCCAATCATTTGCTAGCTTCTTAAGACGATCACTTCCCCAAAGGTCAGCCTGATCAGTAAAGGCCGCCCACGGCGTCTTGGCATCCGCAGCTTTGATAATAATATCTGATAAATCCCTAGCTACCTTGAAGCGATCTCCGCCAGATTGTGCAATGTGATTCCCCGTTTCAATCAAAGACGCAAGCGGCAATACAAAGGTACTACCACCCTTCTCTTCTTTCTCAACAAGGTTTGATATCCGAACCCTATCCCACCTATCCTCATCGGGCCCTGCAGTTTCTTTGCCTGGTATCGCCAGCCAACAACAGAGAACGGAAGTATCCATAACCAAGACGCGTCGGCTCATGCGACAGCCTCCGCTTGGTCTTTAAGAGCCCCTTCGATTAGCCCCTTACTCGAAAGCCGCCCCACAGGCCCCTGCGCGAGCAACTTTGGCAACTGCTCTATATCTTCAAGAAGAGTGAGGTGAGTAACCCCGGTACTAACATCACGATGCACGACCGTGATGAAGGGAACCATCCTAGTACCCATAGCGTCTAGAAGAGCCGGATTATGAGTCGTTACCATGACGTCTACAGATCGGTTAGTTCCAACCTCTTTCAACATATCAAGAAGAAGATTGGATCTAGATGGGTGCAGCCCATTGTCGACTTCCTCTACAACCAAGAGACTGCCTTTTGGGCGAGTAAGCAGAGCCGTTAGGATAGCCAAAAATCTAAGCGTTCCATCCGACATCCCACGCGCGTCGACAACATGGATGCCACCTAATGAACCAAGATGCTCTTCGCAGTAGAGCATTGCATCACTGTTGAACTTCCCAACCGTCTCAGCCCAAACACGAGCAATGTCGCGCTCAGGTAGACGGCTTGCATACTTGGTGAGCGTCTTTTCAATTTCACCCTTTAATTCATCGGAAAGGGCCGCTAGCACTCCGGCAATATTTGCAGCATCAAAATCTAGCCGATCTGATAGCGGTGAGAATGAGCGCATGTGCGAGGGTATTGGATCCAGGATGAATATATTCCGAAGACCGGCAACAACGGCTTCGATTCCCTCCTGAATTTCGGACCTTAAAGTTAAACCGAATAGCTGGAAGAGCACAGCATTCGCCCTGCCAAGCTGCTTCGGAGTCCCACCCTTTTCGTTATACAGCCTAGCCACAATAGTCGGACTTCCATCTTGAGAAGGGTCCGTCTTGAAGAGGGATATTTTTCCGGCGACTTTTCTTTCGCCATCCTTCTTTGTCCTGTATTTAACCCTATCAAGCTGTTCGGCTTTTAGCTCGCAACGGTTACCCTCAGTCT
Encoded proteins:
- a CDS encoding AAA family ATPase, which codes for MITALTVENWKSLESATLNIDPLSVLIGTNSSGKSNVLDALLFLNRISSGAMLTSALQGDGAFSALRGGVEWAARKPGDSFALGVTLRSGDSVEYQYRVECKTEGNRCELKAEQLDRVKYRTKKDGERKVAGKISLFKTDPSQDGSPTIVARLYNEKGGTPKQLGRANAVLFQLFGLTLRSEIQEGIEAVVAGLRNIFILDPIPSHMRSFSPLSDRLDFDAANIAGVLAALSDELKGEIEKTLTKYASRLPERDIARVWAETVGKFNSDAMLYCEEHLGSLGGIHVVDARGMSDGTLRFLAILTALLTRPKGSLLVVEEVDNGLHPSRSNLLLDMLKEVGTNRSVDVMVTTHNPALLDAMGTRMVPFITVVHRDVSTGVTHLTLLEDIEQLPKLLAQGPVGRLSSKGLIEGALKDQAEAVA